The DNA sequence ATTATAACATAGATAATCTGTGTTGTTTTAAATTTATAAGAGAGAATGGAAGAATAAAATTCCTGTAATTTATTTCTAAATTTATCAAAGAAAGAAAAATTAAAAAGAAAGGAAATTTTTTTCATAATTTTTTGATTAAAAAATATTATCAGCCCGATAACTGATAGAGCCAGAAGGGAAGAAATTGTAATCCCGATTGATTTTTCCTTTTCAATTCCAAATCCAATCATGTAAGAAAAAAAAGAGATAAAGATTAAAATAAATATTCCAGTAAATCTTTCAATCAGGACCGTGCTCATTGAGGGGATACTTTTTTCTGTTTGTTTTGAAATGTAATACATTCGCATAATATCTCCCCCTACCCCTGTTGGAAGAAATGTGTTGAAAAAATTTCCGATGAAATAAAATTTTAATAATTTCACAAGGTTAACATTTATGTTATGGGCTCGGAGAAGAATCTGCCATCTGTTACTGCTGAATGATATTCCCACAAAATGGAGCAGGAAGGCGAAAATGATGTAGAGTTTATTAGAATTGACCAGATATGTGGATAATTTTTTCAAATCCAATTTTAGAATTATAAAAATTATTAATGAAAGACTTATGAGAATCCTTAAAAAAATGAATAAATTTCTTTTTTTATCTCTTTTAATTTCCCTTTTCCTTTCGTGTTCTTACTGGTTTTGCAGGACTTCCAAATGCCACATGGTATTCTGGGATATCATTGAGAACTATAGAACCTGCTCCAATTACGCTGTCTCTTCCGATTGTAACCCCATCATTTACAAAGACAAGGGCTCCGAGCCATACATTATCTTCAATATAAATCCCCTTTGAGGAAGTTTGTTGGGCAATTACAGGTACATCGAGCCTATCCATCTCCCGTTTTGAACCTATGATATGGCACGATGCTGCCATGATGACATTTTTTCCTATTTTAACCTTGCTTGCTGAATGGATTATGCTGTTGTTTCCTATGTTTGTGTTGTCGCCTATTTCGATAGTTCCAAAATGGCAGGATAGAATTGTGTTTCTGTTAATAAAAACGTTATTACTGATTACTATTCCTGGGTTTTCAGTGCTCTTTCCATCAAGGACACAGTTATCATCGATTATTACATTGTCTCCGATTATTATTTTATGGGGATGCCTGAATGTAATGCTTCTGCCGAAAACTACATTTTTA is a window from the Acidobacteriota bacterium genome containing:
- a CDS encoding lysylphosphatidylglycerol synthase transmembrane domain-containing protein is translated as MDLKKLSTYLVNSNKLYIIFAFLLHFVGISFSSNRWQILLRAHNINVNLVKLLKFYFIGNFFNTFLPTGVGGDIMRMYYISKQTEKSIPSMSTVLIERFTGIFILIFISFFSYMIGFGIEKEKSIGITISSLLALSVIGLIIFFNQKIMKKISFLFNFSFFDKFRNKLQEFYSSILSYKFKTTQIIYVI
- a CDS encoding acyltransferase, translating into MTKFQSELTDEKKSPFKKYREIFVGKKGFWDLLKFEIITTFISSLPGGIGFFLRKISYPFIFGKIGKNVVFGRSITFRHPHKIIIGDNVIIDDNCVLDGKSTENPGIVISNNVFINRNTILSCHFGTIEIGDNTNIGNNSIIHSASKVKIGKNVIMAASCHIIGSKREMDRLDVPVIAQQTSSKGIYIEDNVWLGALVFVNDGVTIGRDSVIGAGSIVLNDIPEYHVAFGSPAKPVRTRKEKGN